Below is a genomic region from Methanocaldococcus sp..
GTAGAAAGCTTCTTCTCCCTCCTTAAACGAAAAACTAAGTCCTTCTATAATAGATTCCCTAATAATTCCAAATTTATTACCATTATCTCCTGGCTTAATTCTTTCGCCTCCATCTATAACTACCTCTTATCCTTATCTTGACAATCTCACTAACTCGTATAACATTGCTTGCAATCCATGATATTTAACCATTCCAGCGAGTTCTTTTTGGTCTATTTCTTTTTCATCGAATGAAACTAACTCTTTACTATATAAAGCGTATGGACTTTCTCTACTAACAACCCTTACAGAGCCACCAAATAATTTAACCTTAACAGTTCCAGTAACTCTTTCTTGAGTTTTGTCTATAAATGCATCTAAATCTTCTCTTAAAGGGTCAAACCAAAGTCCCTTATAAATCAACTCTCCATATAAACTATCAACAATTTCCTTAAATCTAAGTTCGTCTCTTGTTAAAACTAACTGCTCTAAAGCTTTGTGAGTTGTTAATAATAAAATAGCCCCTGGACATTCGTAGTTTTCTCTTGATTTTAGTCCAATAATTCTATCTTCTATAATATCTATTCTTCCAACTCCATGTCTTCCAGCAATTTCATTAGCCTTTTTTATCAACTCTACTGGCTCTAATTTTTCTCCATTTATACTTATTGGAACTCCTTCTTTAAACTCAATTTCTACGATTTCCTCATTTTTATCTTCTAATGGATTTTTAGTCCATGCATATATCTCTTCTGGGGGAATAAAATTAGGATTTTCTAACTCGCTACCTTCTATACTTCTACCCCATAAGTTTTCGTCAATACTGTATTTTTTACTTTCAGTAGGTATTGGTATTCCCTTTTCTTTTGCATATTCAATTTCTTCTTGTCTTGTTAAGTTTAAGTCTCTTATAGGGGCAATAATTTTTAAATGAGGGGCTTTAATTCTTATAGTAGTTTCAAATCTAAATTGATCATTACCCTTTCCTGTGCATCCATGAGCTACTGCTTCTGCATTTTCTTTTAAAGCAACTTCTACAACCTTATGAGCAATTAAGGGTCTTGCTAAGGCAGTAGATAATGGATAACCTTCATACATTGCATTAGCCTTTATAGCCCTATATATATAATCTTTAACAAACTCTTCTTTTGCATCAATAGTGTAATGTTTTAATACCCCTAATTTTTTGGCCTTTTCTTCAACTTCTTTTATTTCCTCTTCTGGCTGTCCAACATCTACGCATACAGAAACAACCTTATATCCATACTTATCCTCTAACAATTTTAAACAGCAACTTGTGTCTAATCCTCCTGAATATGCCAATACTGCTATTTTTTCCATAATAATCTCCCTCCTATTTATATCTTATTTTATATTTATGATATTTTATTTATTACAATATAGTTTGAATTAAAAATACATTAAAATAATATTATTCTTATTAATTAATATCTTATCTTACTTATTAAGTTTAAAAGTTAGGGGATAGC
It encodes:
- a CDS encoding argininosuccinate synthase; the encoded protein is MEKIAVLAYSGGLDTSCCLKLLEDKYGYKVVSVCVDVGQPEEEIKEVEEKAKKLGVLKHYTIDAKEEFVKDYIYRAIKANAMYEGYPLSTALARPLIAHKVVEVALKENAEAVAHGCTGKGNDQFRFETTIRIKAPHLKIIAPIRDLNLTRQEEIEYAKEKGIPIPTESKKYSIDENLWGRSIEGSELENPNFIPPEEIYAWTKNPLEDKNEEIVEIEFKEGVPISINGEKLEPVELIKKANEIAGRHGVGRIDIIEDRIIGLKSRENYECPGAILLLTTHKALEQLVLTRDELRFKEIVDSLYGELIYKGLWFDPLREDLDAFIDKTQERVTGTVKVKLFGGSVRVVSRESPYALYSKELVSFDEKEIDQKELAGMVKYHGLQAMLYELVRLSR